The following proteins are encoded in a genomic region of Nocardioides renjunii:
- a CDS encoding SDR family oxidoreductase, translated as MEPQRRILVTGARAKTGDPLARLLVARPGVEVLGGSSDPATVDLPGVVPTAFSWDEPTTWGSAIGDVDAVFVVRPDRPDAPELIAGLLGQAPEDAHVVLLSERAADYAALDRWGLRCEDAVRSGPRSWTILRPSWFMQVLTDPRFFRDAVTGDAELPFPDGAVGWPGSTRATSPRSPRWPCSTATTAAASSS; from the coding sequence GCGCAGGATCCTCGTGACCGGAGCCCGGGCCAAGACCGGCGACCCGCTGGCCCGCCTGCTGGTCGCGCGGCCGGGTGTCGAGGTGCTCGGCGGGAGCAGCGACCCGGCGACCGTCGACCTCCCCGGCGTCGTGCCCACCGCCTTCTCCTGGGACGAGCCGACGACCTGGGGCAGCGCCATCGGTGACGTGGACGCCGTCTTCGTCGTCCGGCCCGACCGGCCCGACGCCCCCGAGCTCATCGCCGGACTGCTGGGCCAGGCGCCGGAGGACGCCCACGTCGTCCTGCTCTCGGAGCGCGCCGCGGACTACGCCGCGCTCGACCGCTGGGGCCTGCGGTGCGAGGACGCGGTGCGCTCCGGCCCCCGCAGCTGGACCATCCTGCGGCCGAGCTGGTTCATGCAGGTCCTCACGGATCCCCGCTTCTTCCGCGACGCCGTGACCGGCGACGCCGAGCTGCCGTTCCCCGACGGGGCGGTCGGCTGGCCTGGATCGACGCGCGCGACATCGCCGCGGTCGCCGAGGTGGCCCTGCTCGACAGCGACCACCGCGGCAGCGTCCTCGAGCTGA
- a CDS encoding Rossmann-fold NAD(P)-binding domain-containing protein, whose amino-acid sequence MALLDSDHRGSVLELTGPEALTLEETAGLLSPLAGRQVTHRRQTVAEAVVGMDGFDRELTEMTYERVRAGAFAEVTGEVERVTGRPPRSLATFVEDVVAGLDGPPTVS is encoded by the coding sequence GTGGCCCTGCTCGACAGCGACCACCGCGGCAGCGTCCTCGAGCTGACCGGGCCGGAGGCGCTCACCCTCGAGGAGACCGCCGGGCTCCTGTCGCCGCTCGCGGGCCGCCAGGTCACCCATCGCCGGCAGACCGTCGCCGAGGCTGTCGTCGGCATGGACGGCTTCGACCGCGAGCTGACCGAGATGACCTACGAGCGGGTCCGCGCGGGCGCGTTCGCCGAGGTCACCGGTGAGGTGGAGCGGGTCACCGGCCGGCCGCCGCGGAGCCTCGCGACGTTCGTCGAGGACGTCGTCGCCGGCCTCGACGGACCGCCGACCGTCAGCTGA
- a CDS encoding HAD family hydrolase, protein MTRVSALLLDLDGTLVDSEPLHRRGYESFFAHKGWDVPDLTIFTGRRAADVFATEPGPWAGLDPEAVLAEVLTHVPDEAAGAVPGARELIEAARAAGVPVAIVTSAGPAWVERSLVESLSLTLESVDLVVTARDVADGKPHPAGFALACERLGADPAEALAAEDSPAGVRAAVAAGVRRVHGIATTHDPRVLTEAGAAEVHDDLRPLLPLVS, encoded by the coding sequence ATGACCCGGGTGTCGGCCCTGCTGCTCGACCTCGACGGCACGCTCGTCGACTCCGAGCCGCTGCACCGCCGGGGCTACGAGTCCTTCTTCGCGCACAAGGGGTGGGACGTCCCCGACCTGACGATCTTCACGGGCCGCCGAGCGGCCGACGTCTTCGCCACCGAGCCGGGGCCGTGGGCCGGCCTCGACCCCGAGGCCGTGCTCGCTGAGGTCCTGACGCACGTCCCGGACGAGGCGGCCGGCGCCGTGCCCGGGGCGCGCGAGCTGATCGAGGCGGCGCGCGCCGCCGGCGTGCCCGTCGCCATCGTGACCTCCGCCGGTCCGGCATGGGTCGAGCGCTCCCTCGTCGAGTCGCTGTCCCTCACGCTCGAGAGCGTCGACCTCGTCGTCACGGCGCGCGACGTGGCGGACGGCAAGCCGCACCCGGCGGGCTTCGCCCTGGCCTGCGAGCGGCTGGGCGCGGACCCGGCCGAGGCACTCGCTGCCGAGGACTCGCCCGCGGGGGTCCGCGCGGCGGTCGCTGCGGGCGTACGACGCGTGCACGGCATCGCCACGACGCACGACCCGCGTGTGCTCACCGAGGCCGGTGCGGCGGAGGTGCACGACGACCTGCGGCCGCTGCTGCCCCTCGTCAGCTGA
- a CDS encoding PTS sugar transporter subunit IIA, giving the protein MSQSSVQVLAPCPGRVIAMTDVPDPVFAEEMVGPGVAIEPDAGRTTVVAPIAGTVVKVLPHAFVVLGDGVGVLVHLGINTVRLEGEGFEVLASQGDEVSAGDPMITWDPSSLPGSAAGLDVSPVVPVVLMDAPKGSVTSDAVGGPVAAGDLLFTTA; this is encoded by the coding sequence GTGAGCCAGTCGTCCGTGCAGGTCCTCGCACCCTGCCCCGGCAGGGTCATCGCGATGACCGACGTGCCCGACCCGGTCTTCGCCGAGGAGATGGTGGGCCCCGGCGTCGCCATCGAGCCCGACGCGGGCCGCACCACGGTGGTCGCCCCGATCGCCGGCACGGTCGTCAAGGTCCTCCCGCACGCCTTCGTCGTGCTCGGCGACGGCGTGGGGGTGCTCGTCCACCTCGGCATCAACACCGTCCGCCTCGAGGGGGAGGGCTTCGAGGTCCTCGCCTCGCAGGGCGACGAGGTGTCCGCCGGGGACCCGATGATCACCTGGGACCCCTCGAGCCTGCCGGGGTCCGCGGCCGGCCTGGACGTCTCGCCGGTCGTCCCGGTCGTGCTCATGGACGCACCCAAGGGCTCGGTCACGAGCGACGCGGTCGGCGGACCCGTCGCCGCCGGCGACCTGCTCTTCACCACCGCATGA
- a CDS encoding PTS glucose/sucrose transporter subunit IIB produces the protein MRERPHETNSGHLPTKGSQMSSKAEQILAGLGGADNVVEIEACITRLRTEVKDGSLVDQAALKSAGAHGVMASGTVVQVVVGPEADNLADDIEDLM, from the coding sequence TTGCGCGAGCGGCCCCACGAGACCAACAGTGGTCACCTCCCCACGAAAGGTTCACAGATGAGCAGCAAGGCAGAGCAGATCCTCGCCGGCCTCGGCGGCGCGGACAACGTCGTCGAGATCGAGGCGTGCATCACCCGCCTCCGCACCGAGGTCAAGGACGGGTCCCTGGTCGACCAGGCCGCCCTCAAGTCGGCCGGTGCCCACGGGGTCATGGCGAGCGGCACGGTCGTCCAGGTCGTCGTCGGGCCCGAGGCGGACAACCTCGCCGACGACATCGAGGACCTGATGTGA
- a CDS encoding SIS domain-containing protein produces the protein METTATTTPTGETGGPSTRMASEIAEQPAAARRTLEHLLPEQPRLRDLAGDRRRVLLVARGSSDNAAIYGRYLLEVAAGVPAALAAPSVATHYRARLDLSDTVVVSVSQSGSTAEIVETQRWARECGAATVSVTNVADSPLAAAADVALVTQAGPEVAVPATKTYLTQMVALAVLADALAGEGADGLAADLDRVPDAVAGLLGADVSAASEALAGSERVVVSGRGLLLGTALETALKMEETCLRPVRGYSYADLRHGPISVVSDGLLAVLVGAAHGPLAEPMADLVRDLRGRGARVLGIGGTPSFADLCDLHLAGPDLPETVEPIASIVPSQLMIEQMALRMGLDPDNPRGLNKVTQTDVTG, from the coding sequence ATGGAGACCACCGCGACCACCACTCCCACCGGCGAGACCGGCGGCCCCTCGACGCGCATGGCGTCGGAGATCGCCGAGCAGCCGGCTGCCGCCCGTCGTACGCTCGAGCACCTGCTGCCCGAGCAGCCCCGCCTGCGTGACCTCGCCGGCGACCGCCGCCGGGTGCTGCTGGTGGCGCGCGGGTCCAGCGACAACGCCGCGATCTACGGTCGCTACCTGTTGGAGGTGGCCGCCGGGGTGCCCGCCGCGCTGGCCGCTCCGAGCGTCGCCACCCACTACCGCGCCCGGCTCGACCTCTCCGACACCGTGGTGGTCTCGGTCTCGCAGTCCGGCTCGACCGCCGAGATCGTCGAGACGCAGCGGTGGGCCCGCGAGTGCGGCGCCGCGACGGTCAGCGTGACCAACGTGGCCGACTCCCCGCTGGCCGCGGCGGCCGACGTGGCGCTGGTGACCCAGGCCGGGCCCGAGGTCGCCGTGCCGGCCACGAAGACCTACCTCACCCAGATGGTGGCGCTCGCCGTCCTGGCCGACGCGCTGGCCGGCGAGGGCGCCGACGGCCTCGCCGCAGACCTCGACCGCGTGCCGGACGCCGTTGCCGGGCTCCTCGGCGCGGACGTGTCCGCCGCCTCGGAGGCGCTGGCCGGCTCCGAGCGCGTGGTCGTCTCCGGCCGCGGACTGCTGCTCGGCACCGCGCTGGAGACCGCGCTCAAGATGGAGGAGACGTGCCTGCGCCCGGTGCGCGGCTACTCCTACGCCGACCTGCGCCACGGCCCGATCTCGGTGGTCAGCGACGGGCTGCTCGCGGTGCTCGTCGGCGCCGCCCACGGCCCGCTGGCCGAGCCGATGGCCGACCTGGTGCGCGACCTCCGGGGGCGCGGCGCGCGGGTCCTCGGCATCGGCGGCACGCCGTCGTTCGCGGACCTCTGCGACCTGCACCTGGCGGGTCCCGACCTGCCCGAGACCGTGGAGCCCATCGCCTCGATCGTCCCCTCACAGCTGATGATCGAGCAGATGGCCCTGCGGATGGGGCTCGACCCCGACAACCCGCGCGGGCTCAACAAGGTCACCCAGACCGACGTCACCGGCTGA
- a CDS encoding GntR family transcriptional regulator, which translates to MAGRIDQGPRPKHAQLSDVLADLATRELGPDTAIPSERDLMATYDVSRATVRKAVDSLVAGGLLHRIQGKGTFVARPRVESRLHLASFSDDMRRRGLAPSTRLMLVDEERPPSDVAATLRLGATGTAWRIDRVRLADGQPMAIEQGWYPRSLLPDLDTEDLTGSLYTLFSQRYNLVIDAAEQTLWGEAAEGATARRLEAPVHTPLLVFRRVSSAAGRPVEHVVSRYRGDRYQVHMSLGADHGASRKTSTTRRDRSS; encoded by the coding sequence GTGGCCGGCAGGATCGACCAGGGCCCCCGCCCCAAGCACGCGCAGCTCAGCGACGTGCTGGCGGACCTCGCCACGCGCGAGCTCGGCCCGGACACCGCGATCCCGTCCGAGCGCGACCTCATGGCGACGTACGACGTCTCGCGCGCCACGGTGCGCAAGGCCGTCGACAGCCTCGTCGCGGGCGGCCTGCTCCACCGGATCCAGGGCAAGGGCACCTTCGTGGCCCGCCCTCGTGTGGAGAGCCGGCTGCACCTCGCGTCGTTCTCCGACGACATGCGCCGCCGCGGGCTGGCGCCGTCGACCCGGCTGATGCTCGTGGACGAGGAGCGCCCGCCGTCCGACGTGGCAGCGACCCTGCGGCTGGGCGCGACGGGCACCGCGTGGCGCATCGACCGGGTCCGCCTCGCCGACGGCCAGCCGATGGCGATCGAGCAGGGCTGGTATCCCCGCTCGCTCCTGCCCGACCTCGACACCGAGGACCTCACCGGCTCGCTCTACACCCTGTTCTCCCAGCGCTACAACCTCGTCATCGACGCGGCCGAGCAGACGCTGTGGGGCGAGGCGGCCGAGGGCGCGACCGCGCGCCGCCTCGAGGCGCCCGTGCACACCCCGCTCCTGGTCTTCCGCCGCGTGTCCAGCGCCGCGGGACGTCCGGTCGAGCACGTCGTCTCGCGCTATCGCGGGGACCGCTACCAGGTCCACATGAGCCTCGGCGCCGACCACGGCGCCAGCAGGAAAACGAGCACCACCAGAAGGGATCGATCCTCGTGA
- a CDS encoding PTS transporter subunit EIIC: MTTQDAASGGTTTRRRLNLAPLQKFGRSLMLPIAALPVAALLLRLGANDLLGVDGLGWDSVAAVIGAAGGALFANLPLLFAVGIAIGMARKSDGSTALAAVVGYLVFEAVGDAMSPYVLEGDELIDYGVLGGIVMGLVSAFLWQRYHRISLPPYLAFFGGRRFVPIITAFAAVAISVLMSFAYPAFDWAITGLGERVTENAVLGGFVYGTLNRLLIPLGLHHILNNPPWFIFGEYTPPGGGETVNGDIARFLAGDPTAGAFMTGFFPIMMFALPAAALAIWHEAKPQNKKLVGGIMLSAALTAFLTGVTEPLEFAFMFVAFPLYVIHAFLTGSSMALTNALGIKDGFGFSAGLFDYVLNYNIATKPLLIIPIGLAYAAVYYFLFRFVIRRWNLRTPGREDDDDAAAGTSMLEQDNKA, from the coding sequence GTGACCACACAGGACGCCGCCTCGGGCGGCACCACCACCCGGCGCAGGCTCAACCTCGCGCCACTGCAGAAGTTCGGGCGCAGCCTCATGCTCCCCATCGCCGCGCTCCCCGTCGCGGCGCTCCTGCTGCGCCTCGGCGCCAACGACCTGCTCGGGGTCGACGGCCTCGGGTGGGACAGCGTCGCCGCGGTCATCGGGGCGGCCGGTGGCGCACTGTTCGCCAACCTGCCGCTCCTCTTCGCGGTCGGCATCGCCATCGGCATGGCCCGCAAGTCGGACGGCTCGACGGCGCTCGCCGCCGTCGTCGGCTACCTCGTCTTCGAGGCGGTCGGCGACGCGATGTCGCCCTACGTCCTCGAGGGCGATGAGCTCATCGACTACGGCGTCCTCGGCGGCATCGTGATGGGCCTGGTCAGCGCCTTCCTCTGGCAGCGCTACCACCGCATCTCGCTGCCGCCCTACCTGGCCTTCTTCGGCGGTCGGCGCTTCGTCCCGATCATCACGGCGTTCGCCGCGGTGGCGATCTCGGTCCTGATGAGCTTCGCCTACCCCGCCTTCGACTGGGCCATCACCGGCCTCGGCGAGCGGGTCACCGAGAACGCGGTGCTCGGCGGGTTCGTCTACGGCACCCTCAACCGGCTCCTGATCCCGCTCGGCCTGCACCACATCCTCAACAACCCGCCGTGGTTCATCTTCGGCGAGTACACCCCGCCCGGCGGCGGCGAGACCGTCAACGGCGACATCGCGCGCTTCCTGGCCGGCGACCCCACCGCCGGCGCGTTCATGACCGGCTTCTTCCCGATCATGATGTTCGCGCTCCCGGCCGCGGCGCTCGCCATCTGGCACGAGGCCAAGCCGCAGAACAAGAAGCTCGTCGGCGGCATCATGCTGTCCGCCGCGCTGACGGCCTTCCTCACCGGGGTCACGGAGCCGCTCGAGTTCGCCTTCATGTTCGTCGCGTTCCCGCTCTACGTCATCCACGCCTTCCTCACGGGGTCGTCGATGGCGCTCACCAACGCGCTCGGCATCAAGGACGGCTTCGGCTTCTCGGCGGGCCTGTTCGACTACGTCCTCAACTACAACATCGCGACCAAGCCGCTGCTCATCATCCCGATCGGCCTGGCCTACGCCGCCGTCTACTACTTCCTCTTCCGGTTCGTGATCCGCAGGTGGAACCTGCGCACGCCGGGTCGCGAGGACGACGACGACGCGGCGGCGGGCACCTCGATGCTCGAGCAGGACAACAAGGCCTGA
- the nagA gene encoding N-acetylglucosamine-6-phosphate deacetylase, translated as MLLTADRVVTPARVLAPGWLLSDGDRIVEVGDGTPPRTPDLELGDATVVPGFVDLHVHGGGGGSFDTGTAEVAEVVVSAHLAHGTTSMAGSIVSDSPDRMGRAVRELALLVREGRLAGIHLEGPWLSPERSGAHQPGALAAPDPAAVDSLLAAGDGAVRMVTLAPELPGGIEAVRRISGAGVVAAIGHTDASYDVARKALEAGARLGTHLFNAMRPLHHRDPGPVGALLDAPVDVELIADGVHLHPAVLRTVFAAKPGRCILVTDAMAAAGGPDGDYRLGPMAIEVRDGVARLADGTGSGAIAGSTLTMDAALRFAVRTAGLPLLDVVHAASTAPARAWGLDDVGALEAGRRADLVVLDADLSVRRVMRAGAWVRR; from the coding sequence GTGCTCCTCACGGCAGACCGGGTGGTCACCCCGGCGCGGGTCCTCGCGCCGGGGTGGCTGCTCTCCGACGGCGACCGCATCGTCGAGGTCGGCGACGGGACACCACCGCGTACGCCCGACCTCGAGCTCGGCGACGCGACGGTCGTCCCCGGGTTCGTCGACCTCCACGTCCACGGCGGGGGCGGCGGGTCGTTCGACACCGGCACGGCCGAGGTCGCCGAGGTCGTCGTCTCGGCCCACCTCGCCCACGGAACCACCTCGATGGCGGGGAGTATCGTGAGTGACAGCCCCGACCGGATGGGCAGGGCGGTGCGGGAGCTCGCCCTGCTCGTCCGGGAGGGGCGCCTCGCGGGGATCCACCTCGAGGGCCCCTGGCTCAGCCCGGAGCGCTCGGGCGCCCACCAGCCCGGCGCGCTCGCCGCGCCCGACCCCGCCGCCGTCGACTCGCTGCTGGCCGCCGGCGACGGCGCCGTGCGGATGGTGACCCTGGCACCCGAGCTGCCCGGCGGCATCGAGGCGGTGCGCCGGATCAGCGGCGCGGGGGTGGTAGCCGCGATCGGCCACACCGACGCGTCGTACGACGTGGCGCGCAAGGCCCTCGAGGCCGGCGCCCGGCTGGGCACCCACCTCTTCAACGCGATGCGGCCGCTGCACCACCGCGACCCCGGGCCCGTCGGCGCGCTCCTCGACGCCCCCGTCGACGTCGAGCTCATCGCCGACGGCGTGCACCTGCACCCGGCCGTGCTCCGCACCGTCTTCGCCGCCAAGCCGGGACGCTGCATCCTGGTCACCGACGCGATGGCCGCGGCAGGCGGCCCTGACGGCGACTACCGCCTGGGACCGATGGCGATCGAGGTGCGCGACGGCGTGGCCCGGCTGGCCGACGGCACCGGCAGCGGCGCCATCGCCGGCTCGACGCTCACCATGGACGCGGCCCTCCGCTTCGCCGTACGCACCGCCGGCCTGCCGCTCCTCGACGTCGTGCACGCCGCGAGCACGGCACCCGCCCGGGCCTGGGGCCTGGACGACGTCGGCGCGCTCGAGGCCGGCCGGCGGGCCGACCTGGTGGTCCTCGACGCCGACCTGTCCGTACGCCGGGTGATGCGGGCCGGTGCCTGGGTGCGGCGCTGA
- a CDS encoding carbohydrate ABC transporter permease, translated as MTYETPVATPPAPVVAPTAPARKDGGVMSRRRGVVATVIVALLALAWLFPLLWALINSFREYDYTQANGYLSFGGWTTSNYEQAWQQGNFGVHMRNSLLITVPAVALTLFLSSMVAFVLARFSYRFNLAMLGVFLAANLLPPQALLIPVFRMFREVPLPTFMSDSGLLLNSFWALILVNTAFQLGFCTFVLSNYMKTLPHEIYESAELDGASVWRQYWQLTMPLVRPALAALATLQVTWVYNEFFWATVLIQQGDKLPVTSALNNLRGQFFTDTNLVAAGSIIVALPVLVVFFALQKQFVSGLTLGSTKG; from the coding sequence ATGACCTACGAGACCCCGGTCGCCACCCCGCCCGCCCCGGTCGTCGCGCCGACCGCGCCGGCTCGCAAGGACGGCGGCGTGATGAGCAGGCGCCGCGGCGTCGTGGCCACCGTCATCGTCGCCCTGCTCGCCCTGGCGTGGCTCTTCCCGCTGCTGTGGGCGCTGATCAACTCCTTCCGGGAGTATGACTACACCCAGGCCAACGGCTACCTCTCCTTCGGCGGGTGGACCACCAGCAACTACGAGCAGGCGTGGCAGCAGGGCAACTTCGGCGTGCACATGCGCAACTCGTTGCTCATCACCGTCCCCGCGGTGGCGCTGACGCTGTTCCTGTCGTCGATGGTCGCCTTCGTGCTGGCGCGGTTCAGCTATCGCTTCAACCTCGCCATGCTCGGCGTCTTCCTCGCCGCCAACCTGCTGCCGCCGCAGGCGCTGCTCATCCCGGTCTTCCGGATGTTCCGCGAGGTCCCGCTGCCGACGTTCATGAGCGACTCGGGCCTGCTGCTCAACAGCTTCTGGGCCCTGATCCTCGTCAACACCGCCTTCCAGCTCGGCTTCTGCACCTTCGTGCTGAGCAACTACATGAAGACGCTGCCGCACGAGATCTACGAGTCGGCCGAGCTCGACGGCGCGAGCGTGTGGCGCCAGTACTGGCAGCTCACGATGCCCCTGGTCCGCCCTGCGCTGGCGGCCCTGGCCACCCTGCAGGTCACCTGGGTCTACAACGAGTTCTTCTGGGCGACCGTGCTCATCCAGCAGGGCGACAAGCTGCCGGTCACGTCGGCGCTCAACAACCTGCGCGGGCAGTTCTTCACCGACACCAACCTCGTCGCGGCCGGGTCGATCATCGTCGCGCTGCCGGTGCTGGTGGTCTTCTTCGCGCTCCAGAAGCAGTTCGTGTCGGGGCTGACGCTGGGCTCGACGAAGGGCTGA
- a CDS encoding carbohydrate ABC transporter permease, whose product MTHIDEAPRPAAAAPPRGREKKLPGKDRATVITMVTVPLLLVVLLVWVPAVLSFVLSFGKWNGFGDLDTIEWVGVQNYEDIFTIYPAFWPAVQHNLIWLAFLFVFPTILGMLLAVVLDREMKGSRLYQTAFYMPVVLSLALIGFIWQLFYSRDQGLINQVFNTQVDWYGDPDINLWAVLVATAWRHTGYIMLIYLAGLKGVDASLREAAAVDGANEVKTFFHVIFPVMRPINMVVIVIVVIESLRAFDLVWVINKGRNGLEVIGALVAQNVVGEATRYGFGSALAVIMMVISSVFITIYLRTVFREERSR is encoded by the coding sequence ATGACCCACATCGACGAGGCGCCGCGGCCCGCGGCTGCGGCGCCGCCCCGGGGCCGCGAGAAGAAGCTGCCCGGCAAGGACAGGGCGACCGTCATCACGATGGTGACGGTCCCGCTGCTCCTGGTCGTGCTCCTGGTGTGGGTGCCGGCCGTGCTGTCCTTCGTGCTGTCCTTCGGGAAGTGGAACGGGTTCGGCGACCTCGACACCATCGAGTGGGTCGGCGTCCAGAACTACGAGGACATCTTCACCATCTACCCGGCGTTCTGGCCGGCGGTGCAGCACAACCTCATCTGGCTGGCGTTCCTGTTCGTCTTCCCCACGATCCTCGGGATGCTGCTGGCAGTCGTCCTCGACCGGGAGATGAAGGGCAGCCGGCTCTACCAGACGGCGTTCTACATGCCCGTGGTGCTGTCGCTGGCGCTCATCGGCTTCATCTGGCAGCTCTTCTACTCCCGCGACCAGGGCCTCATCAACCAGGTCTTCAACACCCAGGTCGACTGGTACGGCGACCCCGACATCAACCTGTGGGCGGTGCTCGTCGCGACCGCCTGGCGGCACACCGGCTACATCATGCTCATCTACCTGGCCGGCCTGAAGGGCGTCGACGCCAGCCTGCGCGAGGCGGCCGCCGTCGACGGCGCCAACGAGGTGAAGACCTTCTTCCACGTGATCTTCCCGGTGATGCGCCCGATCAACATGGTCGTCATCGTCATCGTGGTCATCGAGTCGCTGCGCGCCTTCGACCTCGTCTGGGTGATCAACAAGGGCCGCAACGGCCTGGAGGTCATCGGCGCCCTCGTCGCGCAGAACGTCGTCGGCGAGGCGACGCGCTACGGCTTCGGCTCCGCGCTGGCCGTGATCATGATGGTCATCTCGTCGGTCTTCATCACCATCTACCTGCGGACCGTCTTCCGCGAGGAGCGTTCGCGATGA
- a CDS encoding ABC transporter substrate-binding protein: MSRTTSSAIPRSTVATMAATRRSVLRGIGLSGLAVGGASMLAACGGDDAGPSTGSGATVKFGINEAEGVGPAYDRLAAMAEAYTKETDTKVSLNAVDHNTFQESINTYLQGTPDDVFTWFAGFRMAQFAENGLITDLSDQWPIDGLNDSFKQAATAPDGKQYFVPVQYYPWAVFYRKSVFEKNGWAPPETNDDFMALMEDMQGKGVTPFAFGDKDGWPAMGTFDILNMRLNGFDFHMSLMAGDEAWDGDEVKQVFETWRTLLPYHQADPLGRTWQEAATAMGKGECGMYLLGTFVVDALGENGEDLDFFTFPELDSSIGSDALDAPIDGFCVASAGQNQEAGKAMAKWLGSAAAADAANSNADAPFIAANEGASTSTYSDLQKKSAEVVGAAANIAQFMDRDTNADFANTVMIPSIQAFLKDPDDIDGVTASIQEQAASIFG, translated from the coding sequence GTGTCCCGCACCACATCCAGTGCCATTCCCCGCTCCACCGTCGCCACGATGGCGGCGACGCGTCGTTCCGTCCTCCGGGGGATCGGGCTCAGCGGTCTCGCCGTGGGCGGCGCCAGCATGCTGGCCGCCTGCGGTGGCGACGACGCCGGTCCGTCCACCGGCTCCGGGGCCACCGTGAAGTTCGGCATCAACGAGGCCGAGGGCGTCGGCCCGGCCTACGACCGGCTCGCCGCGATGGCCGAGGCGTACACGAAGGAGACCGACACCAAGGTCAGCCTCAACGCGGTCGACCACAACACGTTCCAGGAGAGCATCAACACCTACCTCCAGGGCACGCCCGACGACGTCTTCACCTGGTTCGCCGGCTTCCGGATGGCCCAGTTCGCCGAGAACGGCCTGATCACCGACCTGAGCGACCAGTGGCCCATCGATGGGCTCAACGACTCGTTCAAGCAGGCGGCGACGGCGCCCGACGGCAAGCAGTACTTCGTCCCCGTGCAGTACTACCCGTGGGCGGTCTTCTACCGGAAGTCGGTCTTCGAGAAGAACGGCTGGGCGCCGCCGGAGACCAACGACGACTTCATGGCGCTGATGGAGGACATGCAGGGCAAGGGCGTCACGCCGTTCGCCTTCGGCGACAAGGACGGCTGGCCCGCGATGGGCACCTTCGACATCCTCAACATGCGCCTCAACGGCTTCGACTTCCACATGAGCCTGATGGCCGGCGACGAGGCGTGGGACGGCGACGAGGTCAAGCAGGTCTTCGAGACCTGGCGCACCCTGCTGCCCTACCACCAGGCCGACCCGCTGGGCCGGACCTGGCAGGAGGCCGCGACCGCCATGGGCAAGGGCGAGTGCGGGATGTACCTGCTCGGCACGTTCGTCGTGGACGCGCTCGGCGAGAACGGCGAGGACCTCGACTTCTTCACCTTCCCCGAGCTCGACTCCTCGATCGGCTCCGACGCCCTCGACGCCCCCATCGACGGCTTCTGCGTCGCGTCGGCCGGGCAGAACCAGGAGGCCGGCAAGGCGATGGCGAAGTGGCTCGGCAGCGCCGCCGCCGCCGACGCGGCCAACAGCAACGCCGACGCGCCGTTCATCGCCGCCAACGAGGGCGCGAGCACCTCGACCTACAGCGACCTGCAGAAGAAGTCGGCCGAGGTCGTGGGCGCCGCGGCCAACATCGCGCAGTTCATGGACCGTGACACCAACGCCGACTTCGCCAACACGGTGATGATCCCCTCGATCCAGGCCTTCCTGAAGGACCCGGACGACATCGACGGGGTCACGGCCAGCATCCAGGAGCAGGCCGCCTCGATCTTCGGCTGA